GACTAATTTTAGACCCGGTCATAAACCAAAAAGTGTTACTTTCCTCACTCATTTGAAACCATTGATGTGTCCACTTTAGTGTATTTTTGGTACAAAGGCAATTGTTACCGTGTCTGGGAGGATTGCTGATTCTGCGAAACTCAATGAAAGTATTCCCAGTTTCCCACAACAACATCTAAACCTAATCAACCAGAACAGCACTCTTTGTTCAGCACTCTAAATCCAATTAAGGTTGTTTGGACAGATATCTGAATAAAAAATGTACCATGCAAAAACATAGTTGGTACTCAGCCAAACAAGATAGTTATCCCAATGGAAAGCAATGCTCTTTTTCACAGCAGCACAGTGAGCAATCATCCCTCCCTAATAGCGTGATGTGATACTGTAGTTCCCACTGTGGAAACTGATTATATCAATCACACATCATAAAAACAGTTGGTGGAAAACGTAACAAGTCAGAGGAAGGGCAAAGATAGTAAGACATACAGGACTTGGAGATCAACTCCAGGGCAAGTTCTAAGATTATGCCTTAGTGGGCAGTCAGAAATCTTTTGGCTGTTTCAAAGCTTGCTTACTGCAATTGTATATGTTTAACATTAACTCAGGCATAATCCATTGGGGGGCAACATTACATTTTGGGTGGGCAATGCCTAACACTGCAGCCCCCTATAGCCAACGTTGATCAACTCTAGAGGAGAGCTACAGAGAGAATACtcaagaaaaaaaatctaaagttGAATGTTGAATGAGTTTACTGTATGCATATGAAGCTGGAGGAATCTCTAGCCAGGCAAAGGCATACATGTTGTAGACACCATTACGTCAAGATGAGCACATCCATTGTTACTTTACAACACTACACTTTAATAGTTATATGTGCCCAATAATGCTTTTGTAGGTTAAATATGTCCTCCAACACAGAAACCATTTTAACATTAGACTTATGGAAACAAGGCCATCCCACTGAGCAAAAACtgcttgaatcaacattgtttccacgtcatgtCAACAAAGAAATTCTATGTgatgttgaatcaatgtggaaaactgactGGATTTGAAAAAAGCCATAAACATAAGGGAAttttgtcatttgttcacccaacttttaacctaaatccaattacATGATATTTTTTGTGGGTTTTACGTTAGTTGACAACAACCAAATATAAATCAAAACTAGTCGTTGAAAtgaagtctgtgcccagtgggatggctCCCTAACACTGTGCATTTTGAGTGCTGCCATGGAACTTTTCATCAAGTATGGTGACATCCTCCTTAGTGgataaaaggttaaatacaaacaGTAGCATAATAAAATAAATTCTCTAGATTAAATCAAAGCATCCATCTGAAGACATACCAGAGTGAGGATTCCTAAGATGGCTGCTGACAGAAGTGATCCATTCTCCATGCTCACTCATTAATATCAGGACGGCTGTCAACTGTAATTATTGCACGCTGCACACATCAATTAGCACAGAGGCCTCTCTTTGTGTGTTTCCATTAATACCAAATTGTGTTCACACAAAGTGGTCAATCACTTCACTGCATAGGTAAATTATGCAATTAATCCATGAATGGGTCGCCAAAATAACCGTCAAATGAAAGTTCTTACATTAAATGTTGTTTGTCCTCTGTCTTGTTTGGGAACATTTACAAAGGCATTCATTTCTttaatttgcctagttaaataaaggttaaataaatacaaaaatgtatTTCTTTAATTTACTAAAGGGATAGTTTCTATTTATATATGCAAATACAATGTCCTGTTTGTCACGTTAGAGGTCTGAATTGTTCCAGATCTGCTTTTAGTCCCAGCAGAAGGGATGTGGAAATGTACAAATAACTGTATCATTTCCTCAGCCTTCCAGGCCCAAACATCATCGACAAAGAGATAAATTCAACAACAGCGTGGTAAGGTTTTCAGGTCATGTGAGGACAAGGTACTAAAAAGGgagttttattttttaaagctcATTGATAATACAATGCTCCCTTTGATATAGCCAGTACTGAAACATGATATTGAGATCACTTCGCAATACAAAATGGAGGCCTTCTGAAAAtcaccatcatgctggaaaatgtGTATATTGGACCAGGCTACAGCAATAGCCTCGAAGCACAAGgcacaatgactcaataatcaaAACGTAAGGGTAGCCTAAATGTGCTTCCATCATCATTACTCTGATTCCAACACAGGCTCAGTGGTAGGCTGAGAAGATCAATAGACCAAAGCTAGACAGAGATAGAGCTCTTCTCAGCAGGTGCTGCTTCATGTTCTGTTCTCAGCACCATAAAAAACTGCTCTATTATcatcactcactgtctgtttgcTCTAACACTGACAAACGGCTTCAACTCGCATGCAATTGGATTCATTTTGTGTTAGGCATTCAGCAATGGCTTCAATGTTCTCTAATTTGATAGGAAGTAACACAACGGTAAAATCTCACATGGATAGAAGCTTGAGACATTTACCTGCCATACACCCTATAGTTTTAGTTTATCTCTGAAAACTATAGGCTATACGGGGAAGTATTGGATTACTCAAGTAATTAGGACGAGTCAAAAATTCCCTTTCAAGTACCTTTCTTTCGCCTTCAAAGGAATgacacaaaatatataaaaaatgaatTTACAAATGGTTTATACCACCAGCTAGGTCCTCAGCAGCTTGCCAGCAGGTTGCCATCCACATTATCTGTTCGTCTCCAGTAGCCTACATTTGGCAATGGTAATTCATTGACCCATTATTAAACCTGTACGTGTTCCATAAGACATCCACCAAACCAGCCTTGACTCTGTTCACTTCAACCCAAAGAATTGATACATCTCTACACACATGATGTATCATTACGATGAATCTGAAGTTTATTGTGAGCAGAGAAGAATGTGTGAATGTGCATCAGAATTGAATTAACATAGTATCCAAAGAGTTTAAGACATTGGTCTTATACCGTAAATCATAAATAGATAAAACAGGTAGCTAGGTATACAGTGAATGCAGTAGGTAGGTATATATTAATAAAGACAAATGGAAGAAAATGGAGTGAGTCAACTGGTTGTCCACTGAGTGAGGCCTGCCTCCATAGTGTTAAGTTAGTAGCCTAGTTGTGGTTCACTTCCGCCAGAAGGTCTTTGTTACTCCCACCAGGTGTCCATCCTCCGTACCCTCACCCTCTGCTTGTAATGGTACTCCTTCAGGTGTTTCTTCAGGGTGTTGGGGATGGGCAGCACGTTGATGCCGTCGTAGGTGGTGCGGCTGCTGATCACCGCCCTGCACACGTGCTGCAGGCTGAAGGGCAGGGTGCGGTGGATGGGGTTGGACAGCAGAGGCTCGAAAAACATGCAGGAGTTGGGGTCCTTGTAGTGCTCCAGCAGccctgtgacagtgggtgcatGGAAAACACTGGGGTCGTGCACGTCAAAGCTGAAGTTGTGGTTCCACTGCTCGATGCGGGCGTGCAGCGAGCGGCCGTAGCGGCGGAAGCTGACGGAGAAGAGGTAGTCTTCCTGGGCTGAGTCGCGGAGGAGGAAGGTGCCCTCTTGCTTACCCTCCAGCAGAGTCTCAGCCTCATAGCGGTCCATCACACCCCAGTAGCAGGGTAGGTTAGTGATCTGCAGCAGGTCAGGCACCAGACAGTGGATGTAGTCGATCTGGGTGTGGATGCGATAGCCATCCTGAGTAGGGGGACCCTCAGCCTGGGGGACGGCAGCTCTGGTTGGCTGGAGGCTGGCTGTGACCTCAGGGTCAACCATGGGGTCAGGCACAGAAGCAGCTTCACAGACAGGGACCAAGGCAGTTGCTGAGGCAGAAGAGGAGGAGGCCACGGCCACCACCTCATCCAGAGTGTCTAGACAGCTCTGCAGCAAGAGCTGGTGCTGCTGTTGCCTCTGGAGAAGCAGCTGCTGTTGCTGGTGAATGGTAGCTCTGTCGTCCCCTGCAAGCTCATTCATACCATGGGCCAGTTTGGGCCCCAGCTTGTACAGAGGGTTGATCTGGGCCGTCACCTCAAACGTGTGGATCTCTGCGTTGGGTGGCGGCTCCACGCCTTGCTCGATGCTGATGCGCCTGCGCTCTCGCAACCGGTCATCCACATCCTCCACCACGGCGGCCATGTTTGAGGCAGAGCCACTAGCGCTGACCACCAAGGTGTCCACTACGGGAGGTGTGGAGATGGGGGCTGTGTGCTGCTTGATGAGGTACCACTTCTGAGCCAGCTCGGTGCCTGCTGCGAAGGGACAGTCATCCAGCATGAGTTCAGTAAGGTGGATCTTACGGCGCGAGGAGGCAGCCCCTGCA
The sequence above is drawn from the Salvelinus fontinalis isolate EN_2023a chromosome 24, ASM2944872v1, whole genome shotgun sequence genome and encodes:
- the LOC129822182 gene encoding suppressor of cytokine signaling 5-like; this translates as MSEPKESGDRGKDRERGARPKVRQSRSEERRDAGGGQKAGRGKKKGQTSREQAGERPVSDGFEYGDLLTGLEPRDRCSSSPLKECRRWQGLEGVTSLSQDRGTARLAQGTAEPPISEAEGRGAGGSRTLRQKIQDAMGQCFPIKTNTPSSSSTQQVFMPQAAAAAGAASSRRKIHLTELMLDDCPFAAGTELAQKWYLIKQHTAPISTPPVVDTLVVSASGSASNMAAVVEDVDDRLRERRRISIEQGVEPPPNAEIHTFEVTAQINPLYKLGPKLAHGMNELAGDDRATIHQQQQLLLQRQQQHQLLLQSCLDTLDEVVAVASSSSASATALVPVCEAASVPDPMVDPEVTASLQPTRAAVPQAEGPPTQDGYRIHTQIDYIHCLVPDLLQITNLPCYWGVMDRYEAETLLEGKQEGTFLLRDSAQEDYLFSVSFRRYGRSLHARIEQWNHNFSFDVHDPSVFHAPTVTGLLEHYKDPNSCMFFEPLLSNPIHRTLPFSLQHVCRAVISSRTTYDGINVLPIPNTLKKHLKEYHYKQRVRVRRMDTWWE